Proteins from a genomic interval of Cardiocondyla obscurior isolate alpha-2009 linkage group LG21, Cobs3.1, whole genome shotgun sequence:
- the LOC139110582 gene encoding uncharacterized protein has translation MHRVNFFAGFIAQCRQNMSFCDKILWTDESTFTPNGIFNSRNRLIWADENPHAIRQGSFQYRWSINVWAGVIGNQVIGPYFFPHRLTGIAYKNFFKNELYALLEDVPLQIRRNMIFQHDGAPAHSSAIVREELNERFPDKWIGRGGPIAWPPRSPDLTVLDFFLWGHVKNLVEPRRNGTVDEVREAIVAAFATISPDMVQHATRDVYRRANMCVRQRGGHFEQMLD, from the exons ATGCatcgcgtaaatttttttgcaggATTTATTGCACAATGTCGGCAAAACATGTCATTTTGTGACAAAATATTATGGACAGACGAATCCACATTCACGCCGAATGGCATTTTTAACTCGCGGAATCGGTTAATTTGGGCAGACGAAAATCCGCATGCCATTCGTCAGGGATCATTCCAATATCGGTGGAGTATAAATGTATGGGCTGGAGTCATCGGAAATCAAGTG ATCGGTCCATATTTTTTCCCACATAGATTAACCGGAAtcgcatataaaaatttttttaaaaatgaattatatgCACTTCTTGAAGATGTGCCGCTTCAAATAAGaagaaatatgatttttcaACATGACGGAGCACCGGCGCATTCGAGTGCTATAGTGCGGGAAGAATTAAACGAGCGGTTTCCCGACAAATGGATAGGTCGCGGTGGTCCAATTGCCTGGCCGCCGCGATCACCTGATTTAACCGtccttgatttttttttatggggaCACGTAAAAAATTTGGTCGAGCCACGGCGAAATGGCACAGTAGATGAAGTCCGGGAAGCCATTGTTGCGGCTTTTGCGACCATTTCGCCGGACATGGTACAGCACGCAACAAGAGATGTTTATCGAAGAGCCAATATGTGCGTACGACAAAGAGGGGGACATTTTGAACAAAtgttagattaa